Below is a window of Cydia splendana chromosome 3, ilCydSple1.2, whole genome shotgun sequence DNA.
AACTCTTACCTTTATAAAACTGATGTATCTTTATTTAATCTTGCAGTATTGTTTAATCTGGGCCTTAGCGTTCTTCTCCCCTATCGTTGAGTACCGTCATCACAAATTCAAATGCTGTTTAGTCATTATCACGTAGCACCTGTTGCCCGGGTCGGATTATTTTAAGGAATTTCCGCATACCGAGGGATGTCAATTTCATGATTGAACGCCAAGGCTCGAACAAAAATTGTGTTACTTCTACCCTTAAAAATTTTAAAGAAAGCGAGGATAAATCTATGTTTTTTCTCATAAGTTATTAATGACAATTTCGCTGATtgagaatgtttttttttttcttcgtaAAAGTAAATTCAGAGCAGAAAAGGCTTTGTTTTACTGAAATATTACTTAACACTTGAACGCATTTTGAAGTATTTTCACGCAGCACAGTTGCTGCGTAAACAATGTGATTTTATCGTTTAAGACGAGTTTGTGGATTGGAAATAATCTATTTGGAACGGTTAACTGGGGGTCATTGGACAAACTTACCTTCAAAAGTCTTTGCACAGTACATTAAAGGCCCATTGATGCACTGACGGTCCGAAGAAAACAGGATACTTGGCAGGTACTTATGAAATGATAGGTATGAAGGTTAGCTTCCTACTACGAAATTTTGACGCCTTGACAAAGAATTGTTCAATGTTCAATCCAAGAGGATAGATGAAAAAGAAAAGGAGGAATCAAGTTTTTGGGAGCTGATATGATTATTTGTTACATacaaataaacacacaaacgtTGAATGATTAACTAGTATATTCACGGgtattttttaaaagttaatAGGTACAAACGAGAAGGTGATGTTCGGATCGCAACTACAGTTGCATTACTGATGCGACGCGGGTACTCTCACGGTCAGTTTCCCtcataaaatgagtgacgttcgtagccgcattactgccgcgatttGAACGTTCAAGCCGTCACACATTTTGTTAAGGAAATTGAGAGTGACAGCGCCCACGTCAAGGCCACAGCCGTCGCCACAGTGATGAAGCTGCAGTTaccatccgaacgtcacctatAGAAGGGACAATGCAATGCAACTGACCAACAGGCCATCATTTCGGCGTCAGGTTAACTGAcgctttttttattatactccTATTTTATGCCTACTGTCATCGGGTACTTTGCAAAAATGCATAATTGTACCAACCGTCGCTTTCAAACTACAAAAATGGGTGTAACATTTAACCCAGGTGATCCTCGTCACTTTTGACGGTTGTTAGTTACCACCTTGTTTTTTTGCCataagtggcaaaaaaggtatCCCAGAAAGCCATTCTCTGATGAAACGGATGCTGAGCCATCTGAACGCCATCGCTCAGAACGGCGTAGTCAAATTTGGGTTCTGTAGCTGAAGGGTGCCATGAAAAGGGAACTTTTGTAGCTGCCGGTGTTGGGTCACtgaaaaaaaagagtaaactgtcagttataaaaacaaatgaaaaatatATGTTAGAGTCGCCGCCATTACTACCACTTCTTTTTTTAAAGCCCGAGGAAGGACACAGAATAAgaatagaataaatttaaaagtggaaaaattactgtcctgggtgagacttgaactcacggcctctggatcggtACTCCAGCGATCTGCCATCTGaaccaccaagacctcatccatagcagcatggcagagcgctggagtatcgatccagaggtcgtgagttcaagtctcacccaggacagtaatttttccacttttaaatttattctaagcttaatagcatcgttcgcagacgtttctgcttgttaaaaattaaaattaggtcACAGAAtagttttatcaatcatcatctgATGATAATGGTGGAACGATTTCCATGTcgacaaagtcgcgggcagaagcttaTACTTATACATAACTAAGACCGAATCCAGAAAGCAGTCAAATGCGGTTTACCATGATCATTCTGAATAAAAACGTTTGTAATTTCGTCAGGCATGCACGATTGCACGTCAACATGACTACATTTTTTTGCACAGCTGTGGCTGTGCCTCGAATTCTGTCTACGGCCAAGAGTTTGAATTTAATTTTACCTAGTTTTAGCAAAGTCTGTCCACATTGATGTCATTCTTTCTATAATAACTGTGTCCATGACTGACTCAGGTTGAGTATAAAACGACTGATCGAATAGATATCCAATCTCATCCGCGTGTACAGCACCAGGTTCCGTGGTCAAATTCATtctatttttcatgtagtttctTTGCCCAGCATAATCAAACATATACAAATACACTGGAGCAGAATTAACTTGCGTGTAATATCTGCTGCTCCTTAAACTTGGGTATACAAACGTAAAGTCGGAATCAAACTCTATCATTACATTAACATTAGCTGTCATATCCTCGCTTCCTATGTAGAAAAATCTGACTAATTTCTCAGCTGTCTCCAACTCTTCCTCGTCGAGTTGGAAATAGTTATCAATCTTTGCTTTGAAAGTTTTCTTTGCCGACTCTACATAATCAGGAGATTGTaaatagtaatttatatttCGTAGCTGTTCTTTGCTATTGAATCCTATAATTATAGGTATTGAAGTAGACACCTTTTTTAAAAGATTGCTTGGCTTATCGTTTATCATAGTGTATACATTTTCGAATTCATATTCGACTACGGGTTTGAAAGATTCTTCGTAACCTATATCAATAGTGGCTTTTATCACGTCGTGAGGATCAAAGTTAGATATGTACTTTAGAGCGTTATCAATATCATCGATATCTAGTCCTAAATATTGAGCTAACTTTATAGGCGCTAGTATATCTGGATCATTCATTACCCAGTCACAAAGAACTGTTCCACTTTGCATAATAGCCTTATGGAATAAGCCTTTGGAATGTCCTGATAACATGTGGAATTCTACAGAAGCAGCTCCGGCGCTTTCACCAAACAGAGTGATATTATTTTCATCACCATTAAATGCTGCAATATTTTCTTTAATCCATTGCAGTGCTTTCAACTGGTCTCGCAATCCTGCATTACCTGGTATATTTGAACTATTAAGTGACATAAAGCCATATGGACCAAGTCTGTAGTTAAAGGTCACTAAAATTACGCCCTTTGGGACGAGAAAATCAGGACCGTATGTGCTTCTATTAGAGTTCCATCTCCTAAAACCGCCTCCGTGGATCCAAACCATAACAGGGAGTAGGTTAGTGGAGCTGGCCACTTGTGGGACGTAGACGTTTATTCGCAAGCAGTCTAGTGTGCCTATTATAGTATGATCTAGATCATCTTTTTGAGGGCATATCACTGAATCATCTGTTGCGTTATAAATACCTTCAAGTGGTTCTACATTTAGCGTGACCTGGAAaaaagaatttaataaaatttaacaacgtaatagtcggactcgcccaccgagggttccgtactttttagtatttgttgttatagcggcaacagaaatacatcatctgtgaaaatttcaactgtctagctatcacggtccgtgagatacagcctggtgacagacggacggacggacagcggagtcttagtaatagggtcccgttttaccctttgggtacggaaccctaaaaatcgataTAAAACGGCATTATGCTTAAAAAGATATCAACGTTCCACTATTATTAACTTAAAACTGCAATATCGGACAGTGTTACCAGATACTGCACTTTTGTGAATTAAACCGCAAAATCAACCCAAGATAAGATTTTGTGAATTtgaaacattttaaaaagaaggtcacatattaaattaaaatggtTAAGAGTTGGCCCACGCAAATTTGAAGTATTTATATTACACACTTTCACTATGGGTAAGTGCCATTAATTAAATTGATACGAAAACTAAATATATTTGCAAGAGCAAACTCCCTCAAAATCACTATAGTTCAATTGTAGCAGCATCATTTTGGTGTAAAATAGCTAGTGACAAACATAACCGATGGACACAACGAGCTAAATATTAAACAGAATTGTAAATTTCCAAACTTTTTGAGATAAAGGTTCCGTTCAAAGTTTCGTGCGGCGGGGCATATATCTTATGTTctcttctaatttcctggctttaataagttaattttaaaGTAGTAGGGACATGACGTTTTAATAACGAAATACTTTTTGCACTTACCGAAAAAGGATTCTCTACATCCACTTTAGCGTATGGTATTCCTAAGAAACTATCTATTTTAGTATCTTCCGATTCCACACCTCGGACTAAACCGTTTTTAGTCAAAACCAGCGGATCTATACAAGTCACTGCGCTTACGCAAACAATAATAGCACTAACGTACTTCATGATAGCACGATATTGAATGATGTTTGTAAACGAAAAAACTGTGGTGCCATTCCAAACTCTTATCAGGAGCACAGGAAAAACGATCATTCAGCCCGTCTAGTGTTGCAGCCAGAGGTGCCCGAGAATTCGAATTGTAGCAACTAACGGCTTAGGAAcacctattattatttttatcggcAGCGCTTACTTGGTCCTAATTAAGTTAACTTACAtcgaataaaaactatccagGATTGCATTGACTCAGACTCGGATCACGCTAATTCCACACCGACGTGGTGCTCTTGGCAGTGAAcgtgtacctaatataattagGTACCTGCGCCAAACTTAACGTggactgattatttttatatccaaTCATATAATATTCTAGgtaggcaacagaaatacaaattattaggGAGCAAATGTTATGCTACTTACTCTGTGACAAGCTAAATAATTTCAAGTGTAAAAATGACGGGTAAAGTGTTAAGATAAAATATCTTTCTGATGTGTATCTTTTACGGCggcataagtacctacatagataAATTCAATCAACTAAACGCGccctgataaaataaaaatcggatTACTTGCTCGTCGCTGTATAGCATcagtagtacctacctacttatttgtaTTTTCGCAGGATGTTCGGTTGGGAcgaattaatgttattatcatTACAACATGTTTTTGATTGTAAGTGGAATTGCAAAACCAAACGACCAAACCATCACCACTTACCAAACGattaactaaatttaacaaatgctcgtatttcgcgtatttttctatgtaggtatgttaaccGCTTGAACGCGCTAGTTAAACGCCATTCTAACAGTTGGATGTTGTTTTTTTTCGAATTCTGAATCAATAATAATACATTACTGCAGAGGCCGGGAAATAGCAATTCTTGGATGAGTTTCGATTTTGTCGGACGATGCGATGCAAAACTGAGTTCTACAAAGACGTCGAATCTACGAATTGCTATTCCTGTCGAGACACAGAATAGTGCTTTTATCCAAACATGCAATGAGGTAAAATAATCCTCTTAAAGGGATGAATTTGCCTTTGTACTACCTATCTTGTGCCATAATTGTGTCTTTGTGTGTGTTCtatacaataaagagtttatacatataattatttacataagCATCAAGCATATCAAATCTAACCTTCACATCAAAAACgttaaatactattatttatttccctcgttaattattaaaaaactgccATGTACTCataatctgcagcgattttgatagcccacgcagtgtaagtgttatttatacgtcataatttcatagaaaatcgacgtttaaaataacacttgcactgcggctTTCAAAATCTCAGCAGACGTTTCTTGGTCTACCTACATACAACTCATACTGatgcttaaaaatatgaaaGTTGTGTAGTCTATGATTTTATTGAGCACTATTTTACGCGACTATACATAACGGTCTTGTAAGGTCATTGATCTCCCTATCTCTCTCTATCCTATTGTCAACACTAAACATGTTGAATCTACGAACTGTAAGTTATCTTTAGAAATAAACAACGTTGTTGGTTTTCAACACACATGAAAACGAAGCAACTAACATCGCAAGTACACGAAGTGCATTTCGCCGTCTGCCGGCAACTTTGTAATAACTCAGCCATGAGCTTTATTTACTCAGCTCTTGAATCAgaccttaattttattttagcacaattgataaaatatttaaatatatctattattattattattggggtGTTGAGGGCTtttgagtgtcgcatcgaccaagtattgatctattgtgacggccctttaaagtaTATTACTAATGCCCGTGGCATCCAGAAtattccagattctttgggccgtaatgttctgtAACCTCATAAGGTTGCAATAAATATGTgccgccctaggtaggtacttctttttgacttTATCAAATATCTAAATTGTGgcggcgcgattcggaaaatgatttggagattcactagatatgaaatagtaaagataatatctttaatgtgacgttccacggcaaaaggtaccttatggaggctggcgcttacgctattattaacgccgctctaatattcagccggggcaatggtacgttttgccgtggaacgtcacatatctttactatttcatatctagtgaatcactaattcatttcccgaatcgcgccgcagTGTGCGATTACAAATAGTggcttttaaaattttaaagttaAATATATAATCATATAAGCTTTCATAAGTAGTAAGTACTAATTTTTAAAAGCGCTTTTCAATAaaatacacgtcaagattgtttaccttttatctaagtactcctaaaaatacgaaGTAATTGTATACTAGTGTAATCCGCGAGGCGTGGCTCTTTCCTTGTCTTTACGCATTACCTATCACTATCATTAGCATCCTATATTTTCACTTTTGTTTTATCTACAGTCGCTCAACACCTGATTTTAACCTGGAATCAACGTCAAATCAGTAAGGAACACTGTAATTTTTCTAAGTGGCGTTGTAGAGAAAAACAATACCCAAGATACTTTATGGCAGAAGTGGCGCCGGCCGGTGGAGTTCCGTCTAGACTTGTGAATCTTCTCGGGGTgtgtaaaatttaattttggagTTCCTTCCTAGCATAGTATCAGGAACTTCTGTATTGTaccttaagcgccacttgcaccatggcactaacccggggttaaccggttaaaccgataacacagtgtcaaattgtactggtaaccatggtaacgccagctttaaccggttaatcccgggttagtgggatggtgcaagtggcccttagtgatttaataatttagcactt
It encodes the following:
- the LOC134806732 gene encoding juvenile hormone esterase-like, producing the protein MKYVSAIIVCVSAVTCIDPLVLTKNGLVRGVESEDTKIDSFLGIPYAKVDVENPFSVTLNVEPLEGIYNATDDSVICPQKDDLDHTIIGTLDCLRINVYVPQVASSTNLLPVMVWIHGGGFRRWNSNRSTYGPDFLVPKGVILVTFNYRLGPYGFMSLNSSNIPGNAGLRDQLKALQWIKENIAAFNGDENNITLFGESAGAASVEFHMLSGHSKGLFHKAIMQSGTVLCDWVMNDPDILAPIKLAQYLGLDIDDIDNALKYISNFDPHDVIKATIDIGYEESFKPVVEYEFENVYTMINDKPSNLLKKVSTSIPIIIGFNSKEQLRNINYYLQSPDYVESAKKTFKAKIDNYFQLDEEELETAEKLVRFFYIGSEDMTANVNVMIEFDSDFTFVYPSLRSSRYYTQVNSAPVYLYMFDYAGQRNYMKNRMNLTTEPGAVHADEIGYLFDQSFYTQPESVMDTVIIERMTSMWTDFAKTSDPTPAATKVPFSWHPSATEPKFDYAVLSDGVQMAQHPFHQRMAFWDTFFATYGKKTRW